Proteins from a genomic interval of Kitasatospora herbaricolor:
- a CDS encoding MXAN_6230/SCO0854 family RING domain-containing protein, which produces MTRVASAVVDADLDSFLLRRRGVVCVPTGDLLPEPDSWNARGLLALDADLAQRGYLLTGQLRSVLGRLTPEQLAATGGGLLARIDRLLGADRRHRTLFHRFPDAVPDHAHLLYSRSIRAFLLNQPRQPCAHCGRTGEEAGIGALAPCAHLLCTGCHQGLLARGRARACPLCGAELAEATYLGEDNRAGRMAAEEFGGELMLRPLRLAEGDTLTVALASLDRLLARRTPLDPQDREDLGVLLALAPADLPDRLPEQIPVRETKAVVLAALLRRDPATALPVLAERIDTATDVLRLLWAWSGAEPDLLPATARRLRLRNLPRPLRRDLLAILDGLPLAGLAEDLRRHRSAWLRAGELLHPYEYRGRYPATAAAFALLRGTDLREHPVGREFAEPPAPLRAVESGGRARLAHTGFAGRVESLLAAGDVPGALRELARRPGELARRLHHLLRVRATTAPGEPLPEEALRLIADALRGAAPGPLLGAYGRLRGERGQGERRLYFPRGTVSLAHAREDHGTVVPAGLSGAVCEVIESELLRRGTGERYDLALLDEGLADLVAPFAERAAARTLVAVPRGSRQRLPAGERLRLFLHWMQPEDLRVDLDLSVALYDADWRFTGLCDYTALVHGDRAAVHSGDYVSAPPPHGATEFVDLDLGRLAAGGSRYAVMIVFSYNDVAFEDLTDAFAGFLQLDAADRGAGPFDPKAVRQRLDLLGDAKVCVPMIIDLADRRYTWTDLNTGADGGFHSVRRYQAEVGQLSRDVLAHFSPGNRATLWDLACATAAATTDEVLVRGRDGGAPRSWLRGEGEPVAAFAARLRALRDGRDTDPDGPGVTERLAGRRAFVALVDGDVPAPEKLSGAVYRLYPGPLDAAPEELERLTAGDLVARFGPQG; this is translated from the coding sequence TTGACCCGAGTCGCCTCGGCCGTCGTCGACGCCGACCTTGACTCATTCCTGCTCCGCCGGCGCGGCGTCGTCTGCGTCCCCACCGGCGACCTGCTGCCCGAACCGGACTCCTGGAACGCCCGGGGGCTGCTGGCCCTGGACGCCGACCTGGCCCAGCGCGGCTACCTGCTCACCGGCCAACTCCGCTCCGTACTTGGCCGGTTGACGCCAGAACAGCTGGCCGCGACCGGTGGCGGGCTGCTCGCCCGGATCGACCGGCTGCTGGGCGCCGACCGACGCCACCGGACGCTGTTCCACCGGTTCCCCGACGCGGTGCCCGACCACGCGCACCTGCTCTACTCCCGCAGCATCCGGGCCTTCCTGCTCAACCAGCCCCGTCAGCCGTGCGCCCACTGCGGCCGGACCGGCGAGGAGGCCGGCATCGGCGCCCTCGCACCCTGCGCCCACCTGCTGTGCACCGGCTGCCACCAGGGCCTGCTCGCCCGGGGCCGGGCCAGGGCTTGCCCGCTCTGCGGAGCCGAGCTGGCCGAGGCCACCTACCTGGGCGAGGACAACCGCGCGGGCCGGATGGCCGCCGAGGAGTTCGGCGGCGAGCTGATGCTCCGGCCGCTGCGTCTCGCCGAGGGCGACACCCTCACCGTCGCGCTGGCGTCGCTGGACCGGCTGCTGGCCCGCCGGACCCCGCTCGACCCGCAGGACCGCGAGGACCTCGGCGTCCTGCTCGCGCTCGCCCCGGCGGACCTGCCCGACCGCCTCCCCGAGCAGATCCCGGTCCGCGAGACCAAGGCCGTCGTCCTCGCCGCGCTGCTGCGCCGCGACCCGGCCACGGCGCTTCCGGTCCTCGCCGAGCGGATCGACACCGCGACCGACGTGCTCCGGCTGCTCTGGGCCTGGTCCGGCGCCGAACCGGACCTGCTCCCCGCCACCGCCCGCAGGCTGCGGCTGCGCAACCTGCCGCGGCCGCTGCGCCGCGACCTGCTGGCGATCCTGGACGGCCTGCCGTTGGCCGGCCTCGCCGAGGACCTCCGCCGGCACCGCTCCGCCTGGCTGCGGGCCGGCGAACTGCTCCACCCGTACGAGTACCGGGGGCGCTACCCGGCGACGGCTGCCGCGTTCGCGCTGCTGCGCGGGACGGACCTGCGGGAGCACCCGGTGGGCCGGGAGTTCGCCGAACCGCCCGCCCCGCTCCGGGCGGTGGAGAGCGGCGGCCGGGCCAGGCTGGCCCACACCGGTTTCGCCGGCCGGGTGGAGAGCCTGCTCGCCGCCGGGGACGTGCCGGGCGCCCTGCGGGAACTGGCCCGGCGGCCGGGCGAACTGGCCCGCCGGCTGCACCACCTGCTCCGGGTCCGCGCCACCACCGCGCCCGGCGAACCACTGCCCGAGGAGGCCCTGCGGCTGATCGCCGACGCCCTGCGCGGCGCCGCGCCCGGCCCGCTGCTCGGCGCGTACGGGCGGCTGCGCGGCGAGCGCGGACAGGGCGAGCGGCGGCTGTACTTCCCGCGCGGGACGGTCTCGCTGGCCCACGCCAGGGAGGACCACGGCACGGTGGTCCCGGCGGGGCTGAGCGGCGCCGTCTGCGAGGTGATCGAGTCCGAGCTGCTGCGCCGGGGCACCGGCGAGCGGTACGACCTGGCACTGCTGGACGAGGGGCTGGCCGATCTGGTGGCCCCGTTCGCGGAGCGGGCCGCGGCCCGGACCCTGGTCGCGGTGCCGCGCGGCAGCCGGCAGCGCCTACCGGCGGGGGAGCGGCTGCGGCTCTTCCTGCACTGGATGCAACCGGAGGACCTCCGGGTCGACCTCGACCTGTCGGTCGCGCTGTACGACGCCGACTGGCGCTTCACCGGGCTCTGCGACTACACCGCCCTGGTGCACGGCGACCGGGCGGCCGTCCACTCCGGGGACTACGTCTCGGCGCCGCCGCCGCACGGCGCCACCGAGTTCGTCGACCTGGACCTCGGGCGCCTGGCGGCGGGCGGCTCCCGTTACGCCGTGATGATCGTGTTCAGCTACAACGACGTCGCCTTCGAGGACCTCACGGACGCCTTCGCCGGCTTCCTGCAGCTGGACGCGGCGGACCGCGGGGCCGGCCCGTTCGACCCGAAGGCCGTCCGGCAGCGGCTCGACCTGCTCGGGGACGCCAAGGTCTGCGTCCCGATGATCATCGATCTGGCGGACCGCCGGTACACCTGGACCGACCTCAACACCGGTGCCGACGGCGGCTTCCACAGTGTCCGCCGTTACCAGGCCGAGGTCGGGCAGCTCTCCCGCGACGTGCTCGCGCACTTCTCCCCGGGCAACCGGGCCACCCTCTGGGACCTCGCCTGCGCGACCGCCGCCGCCACCACCGACGAGGTGCTGGTCCGCGGCCGCGACGGCGGCGCCCCACGGAGCTGGCTGCGGGGCGAAGGCGAGCCGGTGGCGGCCTTCGCCGCCCGGCTGCGGGCCCTGCGGGACGGCCGGGACACCGACCCCGACGGGCCGGGGGTCACCGAACGGCTGGCCGGCCGGCGGGCATTCGTCGCGCTGGTGGACGGGGACGTCCCCGCGCCGGAGAAGCTGTCCGGCGCGGTGTACCGGCTCTACCCCGGCCCGCTGGACGCCGCTCCGGAGGAGCTGGAACGGCTCACGGCGGGGGACCTGGTGGCGCGGTTCGGCCCCCAGGGGTGA
- a CDS encoding GlxA family transcriptional regulator, with product MTFSPPPEPPAPHRVVALLQPPQSTFLLACATEVFGDHDPAVAARYTLEVCTEHPGPVRTQGGYDLLVTAGLDALERADTVLVPGWQQPAGAEVPRAMVEAVRRAHRRGARIVGICSGAFVLAAAGLLDGRRAATHWARAQELAARFPAVRVDPAVLYVDLGDVATSAGSAAGADLCLHLVSADQGAAYAMRIARQMVMPPHREGCQLQYAELPTSGPVADSLAPLLEWLAGRLDQPVSVAEMALRSQVSARTLTRRFTEQLGISPGRWLLDRRIAATRALLEETDLPVETIAHRVGLSSAVNLRRRFHEALRTTPAAYRRAFRAGGAGQAG from the coding sequence ATGACGTTCAGTCCGCCGCCGGAGCCCCCGGCTCCGCACCGGGTGGTGGCCCTGCTCCAGCCCCCGCAGTCGACCTTCCTGCTGGCCTGCGCGACCGAGGTGTTCGGCGACCACGACCCGGCGGTCGCCGCCCGCTACACCTTGGAGGTCTGCACCGAGCACCCCGGCCCGGTGCGCACCCAGGGCGGCTACGACCTGCTGGTGACGGCAGGCCTGGACGCGCTGGAGCGCGCGGACACCGTGCTGGTCCCCGGCTGGCAGCAGCCGGCCGGCGCCGAGGTGCCGCGGGCAATGGTCGAGGCGGTCCGCCGGGCGCACCGGCGCGGAGCGCGGATCGTCGGCATCTGCTCGGGGGCCTTCGTGCTCGCCGCCGCCGGACTGCTGGACGGCCGGCGGGCCGCCACCCACTGGGCCCGGGCCCAGGAGTTGGCCGCCCGGTTCCCGGCGGTCCGGGTCGACCCCGCGGTGCTCTACGTGGACCTCGGCGACGTCGCCACCAGCGCCGGATCGGCGGCCGGCGCCGACCTCTGCCTGCACCTGGTGAGCGCCGACCAGGGCGCCGCGTACGCGATGCGGATCGCCCGGCAGATGGTGATGCCCCCGCACCGCGAGGGCTGCCAGTTGCAGTACGCCGAACTGCCCACCTCCGGACCGGTCGCGGACTCGCTGGCCCCGCTGCTGGAGTGGCTGGCAGGGCGGCTGGACCAGCCCGTCAGCGTGGCCGAGATGGCGCTCCGCTCCCAGGTCTCGGCCCGTACGCTGACCCGGCGATTCACCGAGCAGCTGGGCATCAGCCCCGGGCGCTGGCTGCTGGACCGGCGGATCGCCGCCACCCGGGCCCTGCTGGAGGAGACCGACCTGCCGGTGGAGACCATCGCGCACCGGGTCGGCCTCTCCTCGGCCGTCAACCTGCGCCGGCGCTTCCACGAGGCCCTGCGCACCACGCCCGCCGCCTACCGCCGCGCCTTCCGCGCGGGCGGGGCCGGGCAGGCGGGGTAG
- a CDS encoding ABC transporter permease, with the protein MSTPTAVEAAPDHAAGYRAGRTLPLRVEAMRQLRRRRTMVVGGVLAAMPFIILLAFQIGGTPGRADRTTFIELATSSGLNFATTMLFMGTGFLLVIPVALFCGDTVASEASWSSLRYLLAAPVPRARLLARKFAVGLAFSAAAIVLLPLIGLAVGTAAYGWGDLRLPAGISLPASVALPRLAIAVAFVFLAELVIAALAFWLSTATDAPLGAVGGAVFASIITGVLDAVTALGGLREWLPAHWQYAWADALQPQLEWGGMLQGVSLSVSYAIVLLALAFRGFARKDVVS; encoded by the coding sequence GTGAGCACGCCCACCGCCGTCGAGGCGGCGCCCGACCACGCCGCCGGCTACCGGGCCGGGCGCACCCTGCCGCTGCGGGTCGAGGCCATGCGCCAGCTGCGCCGGCGCCGCACCATGGTGGTCGGCGGGGTGCTGGCGGCGATGCCGTTCATCATCCTGCTGGCCTTCCAGATCGGCGGCACCCCCGGCCGGGCCGACCGCACCACCTTCATCGAACTGGCCACCTCCTCCGGCCTCAACTTCGCCACCACCATGCTGTTCATGGGCACCGGCTTCCTGCTGGTGATCCCGGTCGCGCTGTTCTGCGGCGACACCGTCGCCTCCGAGGCCAGCTGGTCCTCGCTGCGCTACCTGCTGGCCGCGCCCGTCCCCCGGGCCCGGCTGCTGGCCCGCAAGTTCGCGGTCGGCCTGGCCTTCTCGGCGGCCGCCATCGTGCTGCTGCCGCTGATCGGCCTGGCCGTCGGCACCGCCGCCTACGGCTGGGGCGACCTCCGGCTGCCGGCCGGCATCAGCCTGCCCGCCTCGGTCGCGCTACCCCGGCTGGCGATCGCCGTCGCCTTCGTCTTCCTCGCCGAACTGGTCATCGCGGCGCTGGCGTTCTGGCTCTCCACGGCCACCGACGCGCCGCTCGGCGCGGTCGGCGGCGCCGTCTTCGCGTCCATCATCACCGGAGTGCTGGACGCCGTCACCGCCCTCGGCGGCCTGCGGGAGTGGCTGCCCGCGCACTGGCAGTACGCCTGGGCGGACGCCCTGCAGCCGCAACTGGAGTGGGGCGGGATGCTCCAGGGCGTCTCGCTCTCGGTCTCGTACGCGATCGTGCTGCTGGCACTGGCGTTCCGGGGCTTCGCCCGCAAGGACGTGGTGTCGTAG
- a CDS encoding MFS transporter — protein sequence MVQTTMDTVTTAQSRNQTARARTGPARARPPSARPPLWDRRFTLYFVARAVSLLGDAMMPVAAALAVGALYGITGVGAVLGVWTGTVVALVLFGGVLADRIGARRMMVGADLARVLTQGVLAAAFFAGTPPFWLLVTMAALAGAATAMFQPGVNGMVPLVAREPQRANATLKVADALAQLLGPALAGLLITMTGAGAVYAIDGGTFLLSALCLGLIRFAPADTGVVSSAAHGGSSLRRDLRQGWQEFRARTWMWAVILIWMGYGVLLFGPLVPLSSALVGARLGPNAYGLAVSFLGVGTVLGGLLALRVRPARPLAAGAAAMALYTVLPLCVALGASLPVLLACHVLGGGAWAFWSVMWATSVQTHTPPTVLNRVTAYELAGSVSGIALGQILAGPATALASPERLLLVSAGACLAGSAALFATPAIRGLRRAVPAADHRR from the coding sequence ATGGTCCAGACCACCATGGACACCGTGACCACCGCGCAGAGTCGGAACCAGACCGCCCGGGCCCGGACCGGGCCCGCCCGGGCCCGCCCGCCGTCCGCCCGCCCCCCGTTGTGGGACCGGCGCTTCACGCTCTACTTCGTCGCCCGCGCCGTCTCGCTGCTCGGCGACGCGATGATGCCGGTGGCCGCCGCCCTCGCGGTCGGCGCGCTGTACGGGATCACCGGGGTCGGCGCCGTCCTCGGCGTCTGGACCGGGACGGTCGTCGCCCTGGTCCTGTTCGGCGGCGTGCTCGCCGACCGGATCGGCGCCCGCCGGATGATGGTCGGCGCGGACCTCGCCCGGGTGCTCACCCAAGGCGTGCTCGCCGCCGCCTTCTTCGCGGGCACGCCGCCGTTCTGGCTGCTGGTGACCATGGCGGCGCTCGCCGGCGCCGCCACCGCGATGTTCCAGCCGGGCGTGAACGGGATGGTCCCGCTGGTCGCCCGCGAGCCCCAGCGGGCCAATGCCACGCTCAAGGTGGCCGACGCGCTCGCCCAACTGCTCGGCCCGGCCCTGGCGGGCCTGCTGATCACGATGACCGGTGCCGGCGCGGTGTACGCGATCGACGGCGGCACCTTCCTGCTCAGCGCCCTCTGCCTGGGGCTGATCCGGTTCGCTCCGGCCGACACCGGCGTCGTCTCCTCCGCCGCCCACGGCGGCAGTTCACTCCGCCGCGACCTGCGCCAAGGCTGGCAGGAGTTCCGCGCCCGGACCTGGATGTGGGCGGTGATCCTGATCTGGATGGGCTACGGCGTGCTGCTCTTCGGCCCGCTGGTGCCGCTCAGCTCGGCCTTGGTCGGCGCCCGGCTCGGCCCGAACGCCTACGGCCTCGCGGTCTCCTTCCTCGGCGTCGGCACGGTGCTCGGCGGCCTGCTGGCCCTACGGGTGCGCCCGGCCCGGCCGCTGGCCGCCGGCGCGGCGGCGATGGCGCTGTACACCGTGCTGCCGCTCTGCGTGGCGCTCGGCGCGAGCCTGCCGGTGCTGCTCGCCTGCCACGTCCTCGGCGGCGGTGCCTGGGCCTTCTGGTCGGTGATGTGGGCGACCAGCGTGCAGACCCACACCCCGCCGACGGTGCTCAACCGGGTCACCGCCTACGAGCTGGCCGGTTCGGTGTCCGGCATCGCCCTCGGCCAGATCCTCGCGGGGCCGGCCACCGCCCTGGCCTCCCCGGAGCGCCTGCTTCTGGTCTCGGCGGGCGCCTGCCTGGCGGGCTCCGCCGCACTGTTCGCGACCCCGGCCATCCGTGG